AAAAACTGacgggacgtaccggaaccgtaacctatatttgtttcggtttgattccctgatggcgttaaaaaaatcaatataattttcagtATTCTACTATTTCTGGTATATTTGatcgttttatatatttaacaacaaatttgatcaatatttcatttgttaaaaattgttattaaagcATCAAGtaataatataactttttagtatagtaatttaatttcaatatcaaattgtttaatacCTTTATAATTGCTTATTTCAATGTTAATGAAATGTGATTTTTCCCAGCattactatattttaatgaCAATGTAAAGACAAATGCATTGAAAAAGTAGTTCATTGTAGACATTGACTTATACTACTTATGTATACTTAACAACTTCTATCTTGTCTATCTTACTCTCTTACCTTGTGTTCTACTTTCTTGTTTTCCTTCCTTCCTTCTTTTCGTTTACTCTGTTCATTCGTTATTTAATCTCAAACTTGTTAAATACATATGCGCAATTTCTTGAACACACCTCGCGGGCTTTctagtcaacaacaacaacgacatcaACATCGGCAACAACGATAATAAAcaactccaacaacaacaaagagaatGTGAACGAGAGCGAGAACGTGAATAAGACGagcaaccacaaccacaacaataagaataacaataataataatcatcataatgcagtaacaacagcaatagcaacaacaacaacgacgacaacagcaacaactagtcaaggctgcagcaacaaattaaactatattttacGCAAAAAGGTTGCCATTTGTTAAGCATGgcatgctaaaaaaaaaaaacaaaaatatttactaatgtgatttttatgtcatcatttattatttgcaaattCTTATGTTGTTGCCTGAGCTTTTCGCCAAACGTTTGTATGTAGTTTAAaagtagttaaaaaaaaaaacgcaactGAGAAAGTTTTCAAAACTAATGCTTAAAACACAACagacaaatatacaaaaatatctgTGATATatatctacacacacacaaagacacaaGGAGACAAAAGCGACtacacaattgcaattgttttttaggGCTCTTCAGATTGGGAAAATTCAGCGCTAATTTGACAAATCAAGCATATGAtagcatatataaatatatattatatgtatattgataGCTTCCAATTGACCCATTACTAATTTATGATCTTTTACTGCAGGCATCGAATCGTGATCGCATCGTGTGGACTTACAATGCGCCATTGCAGCCGCATcagttgcaacaactgcaacaacagcagcaactacaacagcagcagcagcagcaacaacaacaatactacGGTCAGCAATCGCATTCaaattcacattcacattcaagTTCCATTAGTTCATCACCACAAGATTCGGCAGCCGGCAGTCCGGCCTCACCCACATCGGTGTCCTCTTCGGTGATGTCGTCGTCGGGCTCAAAGAGCGCACataatcaacagcaacagcagcaaaatcagcagcagcgagaacaacagcagcaacaacagcagcgagaACAACCATCTGTTGCCATGCCGGGTCTGTTGGGCTGCCCTAATGGTGGTGGAGCTaatggtgctggtggtgcttgTGGTGGTAGTGgtagtggtggtggtggtggtgcttaTAAtaatggtggtggtggtggtagtGGTTTTGGCAACGATCAAAGCGTCTCAGAGGCCATTTCAAATATCTCTAGTCCCGACTATCAAGACGACGATAACTTATTGAGTTCTCGCGATATTCTAGGCGGCATGGTACTTAGCGATCCCAGCGACTCGGACTCCACCATCCTTGTCTCGGACGCGGCGGcacagcagcgacaacaacagcaacagatcAAGCAACAATTGCgcgcccaacaacaacagcgggaGCGTGATCGTGACCGTGATCGGGAGCGTGATCAGTCGGAGCACAAGTTGGTTATACAAGTGCGGGGAATGGACAATAGCCATACAAGCAACGTCACACGCTCCGAAGATGATGGCACAACATTAACCGAGGAGCCATTAACGGCAATTGGAGCACGTGACGCCTCGCCGCCTGTTTCGGATGATGGCAGTGATGTGGAGTCACTGCACTCGTATCACTACTCGCCCAAGGCTGTGGACATGCCCTCGGCCATTCGACTGGCCAAAAGACTGTACTCCCTCGACGGTTTCAAGAAGAGCGACGTGTCGCGGCATCTCAGCAAAAAGTTGGTTACACTTTTCcacattaaattttcataataatactAACTTTGAATCCTTTCTAGCAACGACTTTAGCCGCGCGGTGGCTGATGAGTATCtgaagcattttaattttgaaaagaaatCTCTGGACCAGGCGCTGCGTGAGTTTCTGCAGCAATTCTCACTGTCTGGCGAGACACAGGAGCGCGAACGTGTGCTCGTACATTTCTCGAAACGATTCCTTGACTGCAATCCCGGCACCTTTAACTCTCAGGATGCTGTCCACACGCTGACCTGTGCCATTATGTTGCTTAACACGGATCTGCATGGCCAAAATATGAATCGCAAGATGAGCTGCGCCGAGTTTGTGGATAATCTGGCCGATCTCAATGATGGCGAGAACTTTCCCAAGGATGTGCTCAAGTATTTGTATCAAGCCATCAAAACAAAGCCATTGGAATGGGCGCTGTAAGCTTAAATGACAAATTATCTGCTTAAATTTCGTAACTTAATTGTACAACTCCTTTACAGGGACGAAGAGCCGACTGATCCTCAACAGCAGCGGGCAAACAACAATAGTCCATTGACTGGCGTCAGTCAAAATCCCTTCCTGGATGCACCCGAGTCCGCCACAGCCGTGGAGTATAAAAAGGGTTATGTGATGCGTAAATGCTGCTACGACACCAGCAACAAGAAAAGTGAGTTTCCAGAAGGCGTGATAGATcacaaaaagtatttatatttttggttagCATTAAAAACTGAGCAGGTACAGACATGTCCGTCTGTAGTAACACCTAGATCTCTGAGACTAAGAGTTAGAgaaaccaaacttggtataaAGATTCTTGTATATTTGAAGCAGCCTTGGTTTATATTTATCTTGTATATGTAACGTAACGttacgtttatttaatttggttatatatatttacttggtTACAGAATATGTAAAGTTTccttaaagtttttataaagcTTAGATCATATTCAAAAACTTGTTTCTTTTCTAGCACCCTTTGGTAAACGCTCTTGGAAAATGTTCTTCATCACACTGCGCGATCTTGTTTTGTATCTGCATAAGGACGAGCACGGTTTTCGCAAGAGTCAAGTAATTCAATAGCAGGTTGTCACTTGTCTTGAACTTTTAACTAAATTGTCTTCGTTTCACAGATGTCTGACAATCTGCACAATGCAATACGCATACATCACGCACTGGCCACCATGGCCAATGACTACACCAAGAAACAACATGTGTTCCGGCTGCAAACAGCCGATCAGGCCGAGTATCTGTTTCAAACCAGCGACTCGAAGGAGCTGCACTCCTGGGTAGAGACCATTAACTATGTGTGTGCAGCATTTTCAGCGCCGCCTCTAGAAGGTGGCGTCGGTAGCCAAAAGCGTTTTCAGCGCCCACTCTTGCCCAGTGCCCAGACAAAGCTGTTGATGGTGCGTAGATGCTACAGATCTAGACATGCttattagatatatatattaattcatGTATTTGCAGAAGGAGCAGCTGGAATCGCATGAGTTGCAGGTGGCACAGTTGAAGCATGAGTTGAAGGAGCATCAAAAGACGCCCGTGCCCAGCAAGGGATTGCCGCTGCAGAACTTCAAGGAGAAGGAAAGTTACTTGCAATATGAAGTGAGTCTAGATGTGGCATACATCATTTTACTATTGCAGagggtattttaattttatgacgATAAATAGCCCTgtctctttgtttttatgcaaaaaagtCTCTCAGTTTTTAAGGCATCTTGATTATACTGCTGTAGGagcaatcggtccaatatcaATTTTCTTCTatgagatatttcaaccaatattgaattttttattgtctactacacatttaaatactgaaaaaaattgtttttaatcagtctaatatattatatagctgtcatattaTTAGTTAAATACAAAGCTCTGTAAGGGTATCAATTCTTCGGCGTGCCGAAGatattctttatttcttcttaCTCATTATGCATTTCTCTCTGCAGCTGCGTCGCTATGAATCCTATGTAAGCATTCTGACCGCCAAGCTAATTGCGGATCAGCAACCTTTGGAGTTGCAATGTCAGCAGGCAACGCAAGCAACGCTCGAAGAGGACGCAGATACATTCCCTGTGAGCACGGGCAGCACGCCCACAACGCCACAAAGTACTCAtactcaacagcagcagcagcagcaacaacaacaacagcagca
The genomic region above belongs to Drosophila innubila isolate TH190305 chromosome 3R unlocalized genomic scaffold, UK_Dinn_1.0 2_E_3R, whole genome shotgun sequence and contains:
- the LOC117792905 gene encoding AF4/FMR2 family member lilli isoform X2 — its product is MTEELKVVLRRSSSEQHSGFGFSLLGTTGPPHVIYDIVENSPAADCGAVEAGDVILKVNNIDVHRYTTKEVLKCLRLSENLVTLELKRDPKLKARIKEQLANTQSPHYVDIESPINIYDYSSSANASPKHQRHHNRGATPPTNAGSPALKYKSPTHLPSLRQNSPTTTGIQTIAASSTTTTSHTHSRNSSASSTKIQMVESTTITTSISNSNIATSPTAGGGGGDATSPTFRPSRIPQALKSVAAPKQMPQVQSPQHKRPRPSQIPTKAANGNGLQPPLQHSNSYSGSPAVNRQRFTDREPEPEPNSAPPQPAKAPRFEAYMMTGDLILNLSKTPQSSSLLTAQAKKVDSLRDFPKRNLANARANGALAPRASGESSPTSSSSVDSPTNTASSDSVKRDAKLQRCQQQQQQQQRDSINNSYNRRDSLTNDTLLMCEELERDEDATVDYDDNKRQQQRQQQQQQQQQQRYRQQQHQQQQQQQQRYEYYQNEDELEADPEEREEDQTHYDITNIETYQSGLGRGDEDDSDRQCLVDDDDDDDYNEEDNDAGDEEYSTNSLGSGTGSAKQRMRALKQRSVVRQQQQRNRDAIDCAARATAGYSASTSNSSGTVKSEAVLGLCQDETSFSVPTSPISLSAPLIDKETASSVPTSPEPSSLAVESSNAAAGSGGAVVVRRHNGHVVRKCDAAGFRTSKSEDHLQQVQREGIAAVIPIDIDEDVNSSLNTLLDTRHDSEDSQASNRDRIVWTYNAPLQPHQLQQLQQQQQLQQQQQQQQQQYYGQQSHSNSHSHSSSISSSPQDSAAGSPASPTSVSSSVMSSSGSKSAHNQQQQQQNQQQREQQQQQQQREQPSVAMPGLLGCPNGGGANGAGGACGGSGSGGGGGAYNNGGGGGSGFGNDQSVSEAISNISSPDYQDDDNLLSSRDILGGMVLSDPSDSDSTILVSDAAAQQRQQQQQIKQQLRAQQQQRERDRDRDRERDQSEHKLVIQVRGMDNSHTSNVTRSEDDGTTLTEEPLTAIGARDASPPVSDDGSDVESLHSYHYSPKAVDMPSAIRLAKRLYSLDGFKKSDVSRHLSKNNDFSRAVADEYLKHFNFEKKSLDQALREFLQQFSLSGETQERERVLVHFSKRFLDCNPGTFNSQDAVHTLTCAIMLLNTDLHGQNMNRKMSCAEFVDNLADLNDGENFPKDVLKYLYQAIKTKPLEWALDEEPTDPQQQRANNNSPLTGVSQNPFLDAPESATAVEYKKGYVMRKCCYDTSNKKTPFGKRSWKMFFITLRDLVLYLHKDEHGFRKSQMSDNLHNAIRIHHALATMANDYTKKQHVFRLQTADQAEYLFQTSDSKELHSWVETINYVCAAFSAPPLEGGVGSQKRFQRPLLPSAQTKLLMKEQLESHELQVAQLKHELKEHQKTPVPSKGLPLQNFKEKESYLQYELRRYESYVSILTAKLIADQQPLELQCQQATQATLEEDADTFPVSTGSTPTTPQSTHTQQQQQQQQQQQQQQQLPQSTNSRKEKKKK